TCTCGGTCCCGGCCGGTTGAAGTATGCGTTGCCATCGACGGCGTAGACACGGCCATCTTTCACCGCCGGTAGCGAGGTCCACTCCGGCTGCTTCCACAGGCAGGGAAGTTCGGCGCGTGTGCGCTCGAGCGGGAAGCCACAAGGCATCAGCACAACAACCTCGGGTGCCGCCGCGGCAATGTCTGCCCAGCTCGCTGCCGCACTCGCTGTGCCCGGCTGTGCGAGCAGCGGGCGCCCGCCGGCCGCCTCGACCAGGGCCGGCATCCAGTTGCCCGCGACCATCGGCGGGTCGAGCCATTCCAAACACAGCACACGCGGTCGGTAGCGAGCGCGCATCGTTCTCCCCTGAACGGCCGCAAGTTCTGCTTGCAGGCGGCCGACCAATGCTTGGCCTTCTTCGGGACAGCCGAGGGCAGTCGCTACCGTCTCGATATCACAAAAAACGCCCGCAAGGTCGTGCGCATGCAACCGAACGATTTGCGGAGCAGGCTGCCAATCGACGGCAAGCGCAGCAAGCTGGTTTGCCGGTAGTGCGCAGACAGCGCAGCCATCTTGAACCAGCACTGTTTCGGGCTCGAGGTTGCGGAGTAACGCCACGTCGAGCTCGTACAAAGGCTCGCCGCGGGCGACGTACGCGCGCACCGCCCGGTCGATCGCGGGGGAGCACTGGTCGCTATCGAACCGCGCGCGGGTCGCAACCGGAAGCCGCTTCGCCTCCTCGGGGAAATCGCACTCGTGAGAAACCGCCACTAAGCAATCGCCTCGGCCCAAGGCGAAAACCGTTTCGGTCGCGGCCGGCACTAGAGAGGCTATGCGCATCGGGCACGGGAAGTTCACATGTAACGCCTCTGCTCAGGCGGCTGGTCCGGTTCGAGAGTATCTCCGCAAGTGGATCCGCAGCGCGTGCACACGTATTCGAACTTGTTGCCTTGCGGCAAAATTAACAGCAGCCGCTTGCGCACGGGCATGGCCACGCGGCATTGCGGGCACAGTAACAAAGAAGCTTCCAGCCGATCGAAACTATCGCGCGCCATCGTCGAACTCACGTTGTGAGCCGTAGATGGTACCGTTATATGGCGAGCCTGCAAGCGTCAACGGATTCGAGGTCACGGTGCACGAAACCGAAACCAACTCCGGCATGCTGGAGCGCGGCGCGAGTCGCCGCGTATACATTGAAACCTATGGGTGCCAGATGAACCTGGCGGACACGGAGCTTCTACTCGGCCAATTTCGGCACCACGGCTACGAGCCCGTGCGTGACCCGGCGGAAGCTGATGTCATTCTCTTGAACACCTGCGCGATTCGC
This sequence is a window from Candidatus Binatia bacterium. Protein-coding genes within it:
- a CDS encoding ABC transporter substrate-binding protein — translated: MRIASLVPAATETVFALGRGDCLVAVSHECDFPEEAKRLPVATRARFDSDQCSPAIDRAVRAYVARGEPLYELDVALLRNLEPETVLVQDGCAVCALPANQLAALAVDWQPAPQIVRLHAHDLAGVFCDIETVATALGCPEEGQALVGRLQAELAAVQGRTMRARYRPRVLCLEWLDPPMVAGNWMPALVEAAGGRPLLAQPGTASAAASWADIAAAAPEVVVLMPCGFPLERTRAELPCLWKQPEWTSLPAVKDGRVYAVDGNAYFNRPGPRIVESARILAGLVQPGLCAHWLPERVWMRVTE